From a single Methanofollis sp. W23 genomic region:
- a CDS encoding SWIM zinc finger family protein, translated as MNEFWAGVQEAGLTPETREALRKRYRMRGQKAIEAVESGRVKKYHDFFVVQGRSEEYIVEDDFCTCKDFTYRGRCCWHILAARIAALTGRYTPVNAWYLDIMGRNR; from the coding sequence ATGAACGAGTTCTGGGCAGGAGTGCAGGAGGCCGGGCTCACCCCTGAGACCCGCGAAGCCCTCCGCAAGCGCTACCGGATGCGCGGCCAGAAGGCCATCGAGGCGGTCGAGAGCGGCAGAGTCAAGAAATATCACGATTTTTTCGTGGTACAGGGACGCAGTGAAGAATACATCGTCGAAGACGACTTCTGCACCTGCAAAGACTTCACCTACCGGGGCCGGTGCTGCTGGCATATCCTTGCCGCCCGTATTGCCGCTCTGACCGGCCGATACACCCCGGTAAATGCCTGGTATCTCGACATTATGGGGCGGAATCGATAG
- a CDS encoding Nif3-like dinuclear metal center hexameric protein — MHIADIVAHLEEIAPPELAEEFDEGRIGLIVEGREEVGTVCCALDATPAVADAAAARGADLLVVHHTPLWTPVTAVRGRDAQVLAPLLSHGINLYVMHTNFDHASGGVNDILAARLGLEDTRPMSLGVVGRCTLSLTEMAARIGGNVRVWGEAHDPEYLGVVGGSGFDPALIEEAAALGADAFLSAELKHHVARASPLPCIESTHYALEALAIETLALREGWDYLADTPRLTTIP; from the coding sequence ATGCATATCGCAGACATCGTCGCGCATCTCGAAGAGATCGCACCCCCCGAACTCGCAGAAGAGTTCGACGAGGGACGGATCGGCCTCATTGTCGAAGGGCGGGAGGAGGTCGGCACCGTCTGCTGCGCCCTTGACGCCACCCCCGCCGTGGCTGATGCCGCCGCGGCACGGGGCGCCGACCTCCTGGTCGTCCACCACACCCCCCTCTGGACCCCGGTGACCGCGGTGCGGGGCAGGGACGCACAGGTGCTCGCCCCCCTCCTTAGCCACGGCATCAACCTCTATGTGATGCACACCAACTTCGATCATGCGAGCGGCGGGGTGAACGACATCCTTGCGGCGCGCCTCGGGCTTGAAGATACCAGGCCGATGTCGCTTGGCGTCGTCGGCCGGTGCACCCTCTCCCTCACTGAGATGGCCGCACGGATCGGCGGGAACGTCAGGGTCTGGGGCGAGGCACACGACCCCGAGTACCTCGGCGTCGTCGGCGGGAGCGGGTTTGACCCCGCCCTCATCGAGGAGGCCGCCGCCCTCGGCGCCGACGCCTTCCTCTCTGCGGAGTTGAAGCACCACGTGGCCAGGGCCTCCCCCCTCCCCTGCATCGAGTCGACCCACTATGCCCTCGAAGCCCTGGCCATAGAGACGCTCGCCCTGCGCGAAGGCTGGGACTATCTTGCAGACACCCCGCGCCTCACCACCATTCCATGA
- a CDS encoding homocysteine biosynthesis protein encodes MEKSIEEINTRIRDGNARVVSAEEMPDIVAELGEEEALREVDVVTTGTFGAMCSTGAFLNFGHADPPIRMERVWLNDVEAYSGLAAVDAYMGAASESTTQGNAYGGAHVIEDFVSGRPVEVRAISKGTDCYPRRTVTTTLLLEDLNDAVMVNPRNSFQCYDAATNMTERVIHTYMGMLLPHTGNVSFSGAGALSPLANDPAYRVIGSGVPIFLGGTQGMVVGQGTQSSPATGFANLMTTGNLKEMSPEFLRAATFTGYGVTMYVGVGVPIPVVDLDVVRSTAVRDEEIMTNIVDYGTPHRERPAIARVSYADLKSGKVEIDGEEVRTSSLSSYRKAREIAETIRTWVEAGSMELSLPTRRFNAAKRTRPMRETKVVPRVREIMDTKVVAVAEDEPIRTAAAKLLKGETNHLPVLNGEGQLVGIVTTYDVTKAVGSTRELTVVRDIMTRKVVRTTPEEAVDVAAQKLERHNISALPVVDPAHRVIGMLSAIDLGKLLGGRWQL; translated from the coding sequence ATGGAGAAGTCCATCGAAGAGATCAATACGAGAATACGCGATGGCAATGCCAGGGTCGTCTCGGCCGAGGAGATGCCTGATATCGTCGCGGAACTCGGCGAGGAAGAGGCCCTCAGAGAGGTGGACGTCGTCACCACCGGTACCTTCGGTGCGATGTGCTCGACCGGCGCCTTCCTCAACTTCGGGCATGCCGACCCGCCGATCAGGATGGAACGGGTCTGGCTCAATGACGTCGAGGCATACAGCGGACTTGCGGCCGTGGACGCCTATATGGGGGCGGCAAGCGAATCGACGACGCAGGGGAACGCCTACGGCGGCGCCCATGTTATCGAGGACTTCGTCTCAGGGCGGCCGGTCGAGGTGCGCGCCATCTCCAAGGGCACCGACTGTTATCCGCGCCGGACGGTGACGACGACCCTGCTCCTCGAAGACCTCAATGACGCCGTCATGGTCAACCCGAGAAATTCGTTCCAGTGTTATGATGCCGCCACGAACATGACCGAGCGTGTCATCCACACCTATATGGGGATGCTCCTCCCACACACCGGGAATGTCTCGTTCTCTGGCGCAGGCGCGCTCTCTCCGCTTGCAAACGACCCCGCCTACCGGGTGATCGGGAGCGGGGTGCCCATCTTCCTGGGCGGGACCCAGGGGATGGTCGTGGGCCAGGGGACCCAGTCTTCGCCGGCGACCGGGTTTGCAAACCTGATGACCACCGGGAATCTCAAGGAGATGAGCCCTGAGTTCCTCCGTGCGGCGACCTTCACCGGCTATGGGGTGACGATGTACGTCGGGGTCGGCGTCCCGATCCCGGTCGTGGACCTGGACGTAGTGCGGAGCACGGCGGTGAGAGACGAGGAGATCATGACCAATATCGTGGACTATGGGACGCCGCACCGCGAGCGCCCGGCCATCGCCCGGGTCAGTTATGCCGACCTCAAGAGCGGGAAGGTGGAGATCGACGGCGAGGAGGTGCGGACGTCCTCGCTCTCCAGTTACCGGAAGGCCCGGGAGATCGCCGAGACGATCCGCACCTGGGTGGAGGCCGGGTCCATGGAACTCTCACTCCCGACCCGAAGGTTCAACGCCGCCAAGCGGACCAGGCCGATGCGGGAGACGAAGGTGGTGCCGAGAGTGCGCGAGATCATGGACACAAAGGTCGTGGCCGTCGCCGAGGACGAACCGATCCGCACGGCCGCGGCGAAGTTGCTCAAGGGCGAGACCAACCATCTCCCGGTCCTCAACGGCGAGGGGCAACTCGTCGGGATCGTGACCACCTATGATGTCACCAAGGCGGTCGGGAGCACCCGTGAACTCACGGTGGTGCGGGATATCATGACCCGCAAGGTGGTGCGGACGACGCCTGAGGAGGCGGTGGATGTCGCGGCCCAGAAACTTGAGCGGCACAATATCAGCGCCCTGCCGGTGGTCGATCCCGCCCACCGGGTGATCGGGATGCTCTCTGCGATCGATTTAGGAAAACTCCTGGGCGGGAGGTGGCAATTATGA
- a CDS encoding 4Fe-4S binding protein, translating to MKLQVSFSRKKVSEPIIARVVRDTGVLINVERARIEPSEGKVLIDVPDESVKLVCEKMRALGATVEVLEHAVMHDEEECVDCGACISVCPQEVFSFDEEWALTLDQGRCVLCGRCVQACPHGALTVEK from the coding sequence ATGAAACTGCAGGTCTCGTTCTCCCGCAAAAAGGTCAGCGAACCGATCATCGCGAGGGTGGTCAGGGATACCGGGGTGCTCATCAATGTCGAGCGGGCACGGATCGAGCCGAGCGAGGGGAAGGTGCTGATCGATGTCCCTGACGAGAGTGTGAAACTGGTCTGCGAGAAGATGCGGGCGCTCGGTGCCACAGTCGAGGTGCTGGAGCATGCGGTCATGCACGACGAGGAGGAGTGCGTGGACTGCGGGGCATGCATCAGCGTCTGTCCGCAGGAGGTCTTCTCCTTCGACGAGGAGTGGGCCCTCACCCTCGACCAGGGTCGGTGCGTCCTCTGCGGTCGGTGCGTGCAGGCCTGCCCACATGGCGCACTGACGGTGGAGAAGTAA
- a CDS encoding UPF0280 family protein, translating into MIREHFEYKQTITTVLADEEAHVAAAKEGMLRAREELERFIMEDSFFGVTFDPYAPEAESLTVRRMGAASREAGVGPMAAVAGTIAWAGAEAMQAAGARFGVVDNGGDIALFSNREVRVGVHAGASPFSDRLAFVVPPQEEILGICTSSATVGPSISFGVADAVTVFSRDVSRADAWATSLCNTLCPGDEEPFAPLEGTAVDGAIVILGEEIGVWGEVPEITGATVDPSLITRGESRPEGRR; encoded by the coding sequence ATGATCAGAGAGCACTTCGAGTACAAACAGACGATCACGACGGTCCTTGCCGACGAGGAGGCGCACGTCGCGGCGGCAAAGGAGGGGATGCTCCGTGCACGCGAGGAACTGGAGCGGTTCATCATGGAGGATTCCTTCTTCGGGGTGACCTTCGACCCCTACGCCCCGGAGGCCGAAAGCCTGACGGTGCGGCGGATGGGTGCCGCCTCGCGTGAGGCGGGCGTCGGGCCGATGGCGGCAGTGGCCGGGACGATCGCCTGGGCAGGGGCTGAGGCGATGCAGGCGGCGGGGGCGAGGTTCGGGGTCGTCGACAACGGCGGCGACATCGCCCTCTTCTCGAATCGCGAGGTGCGGGTCGGGGTCCATGCCGGGGCCTCACCCTTCTCAGATCGACTCGCCTTCGTCGTCCCGCCGCAGGAGGAGATCCTCGGGATCTGCACCTCGTCGGCGACGGTCGGGCCCTCGATCTCCTTCGGGGTCGCGGACGCGGTTACGGTCTTCTCCCGCGACGTCTCACGCGCCGATGCCTGGGCCACGTCGCTGTGCAACACGCTCTGTCCAGGGGATGAGGAGCCCTTCGCCCCCCTCGAAGGCACGGCGGTGGACGGGGCGATCGTGATCCTGGGCGAGGAGATCGGGGTCTGGGGGGAGGTGCCCGAGATTACGGGAGCGACCGTCGACCCTTCTCTCATCACGAGGGGTGAGTCGAGACCGGAAGGTCGCCGGTAA
- a CDS encoding MarR family transcriptional regulator, with protein sequence MKTEEFDWMVYHAIAWGHAATIPALIEYVGREKTAVEESVDRLVSYLLIERDGEKVRALSVEESILKCQLKHTAGIPLEIENGVIKIPDFARNGDKP encoded by the coding sequence GTGAAAACCGAAGAATTCGACTGGATGGTCTACCATGCGATCGCCTGGGGCCACGCCGCGACCATTCCCGCCCTCATAGAGTATGTCGGCAGGGAGAAGACGGCTGTCGAGGAGTCGGTCGACCGGCTCGTCTCCTATCTGCTCATCGAGCGGGACGGCGAGAAGGTGCGGGCGCTTTCGGTTGAAGAATCGATTCTGAAATGTCAGTTGAAACATACCGCCGGTATCCCGCTTGAGATCGAGAACGGCGTGATTAAGATACCAGATTTTGCACGGAACGGTGACAAACCATGA
- a CDS encoding tRNA (cytidine(56)-2'-O)-methyltransferase yields the protein MRKVCILRLGHRPERDHRVTTHVGLTARALGADGMYLAGEDPVIVGSVRDVVERWGGEFFIEDKVKWKQCIRRWKENGGIVAHLTMYGLEVGEVVAAVQERPEDLLIIVGAEKVPGDVYGMVDYNVSVTNQPHSEISSLAIFLDRLFMGQEMEKKFEGAKIRVEPCEAGKRVIEQ from the coding sequence ATGAGAAAAGTATGCATCCTCAGGCTCGGTCACCGGCCTGAGCGTGACCACCGGGTAACCACCCATGTCGGACTCACCGCCCGCGCCCTTGGCGCCGACGGGATGTACCTCGCGGGCGAAGACCCGGTGATCGTCGGGTCGGTCAGGGACGTTGTTGAACGCTGGGGCGGTGAGTTCTTCATCGAGGACAAGGTGAAGTGGAAACAGTGCATCAGGAGGTGGAAAGAGAATGGCGGGATCGTCGCTCACCTCACGATGTACGGGCTCGAAGTCGGCGAGGTCGTCGCCGCGGTGCAGGAGCGGCCCGAAGATCTGCTCATCATCGTCGGCGCCGAGAAGGTGCCTGGCGACGTCTATGGGATGGTCGACTACAATGTTTCGGTGACCAACCAGCCCCATTCTGAGATCTCAAGCCTTGCCATCTTCCTGGACCGCCTCTTCATGGGTCAGGAGATGGAGAAGAAGTTTGAAGGAGCAAAAATCCGTGTCGAGCCCTGCGAGGCCGGCAAGCGGGTGATCGAGCAGTGA
- a CDS encoding ATP-grasp domain-containing protein produces MKRILVVGFATRHVVQSARRAGYEVYAVDHFCDQDLCQDAARHLKFEELDEIPDLVSQICNGHTADWLVTTSGAEDLSVQIPHAGPSAKCSARFLDKLEIQRFFEKHGIRTPALAEDGQFPAMVKPRHGAGGWRNRVVRSAEDLRAWEEEWPDVPAIAQEVVEGVPASVSCVSDGKRAVALAANEQLLRGGDGDRAYGFSGSVTPFVHPHAARMMAVAEEAVARSGCVGSVGVDFVVGDDDFWAIEINPRFQGTLDTVEASIGESVFQHHLGACTGTLPAARPVPAQVAARAILFADRDLVVKEDLAPLSSCIADIPWPGTEVEEGSAVVSVYGHGPDRAAALAALDRNITRVRQYMS; encoded by the coding sequence GTGAAACGGATCCTCGTGGTCGGGTTCGCCACCAGGCATGTGGTCCAGTCGGCCCGCCGTGCCGGGTACGAGGTCTATGCCGTCGACCACTTCTGCGACCAGGACCTCTGCCAGGACGCCGCACGGCACCTGAAGTTCGAGGAACTCGACGAGATCCCTGACCTGGTTTCCCAGATCTGCAACGGGCATACGGCCGACTGGCTGGTGACCACCTCAGGGGCCGAGGACCTCTCGGTTCAGATCCCGCATGCCGGGCCCTCGGCCAAATGCTCGGCACGGTTCCTGGACAAACTCGAGATCCAGCGTTTCTTCGAGAAACATGGGATCCGGACTCCGGCCCTTGCCGAAGACGGGCAGTTCCCGGCGATGGTCAAGCCCAGGCACGGTGCCGGCGGATGGCGGAACCGGGTTGTCAGGTCGGCAGAAGACCTGCGGGCCTGGGAGGAGGAGTGGCCTGATGTCCCGGCGATCGCCCAGGAGGTGGTCGAGGGCGTGCCGGCCAGCGTTTCCTGCGTTTCCGACGGGAAGCGTGCCGTGGCGCTGGCCGCCAACGAGCAGCTGCTCAGGGGCGGCGACGGCGACCGGGCGTACGGGTTCTCGGGCTCGGTCACCCCCTTCGTCCACCCGCATGCGGCGCGGATGATGGCCGTCGCCGAGGAGGCGGTGGCCAGGAGCGGGTGCGTCGGGTCGGTCGGGGTGGACTTTGTCGTCGGGGACGACGACTTCTGGGCGATCGAGATCAATCCCAGGTTCCAGGGGACGCTCGACACCGTCGAGGCCTCGATCGGTGAGAGCGTCTTCCAGCACCACCTCGGTGCCTGCACCGGCACGCTGCCCGCGGCCAGGCCTGTGCCTGCGCAGGTCGCGGCGCGGGCGATCCTCTTTGCCGACCGCGACCTCGTGGTGAAGGAAGACCTTGCTCCGCTCTCCTCCTGCATCGCCGATATCCCCTGGCCAGGCACCGAAGTGGAGGAAGGAAGTGCGGTGGTCAGCGTCTATGGTCATGGACCTGACCGGGCCGCCGCCCTTGCAGCGCTGGATAGAAATATAACACGCGTCCGTCAATATATGTCCTGA